A region of Deinococcus rubellus DNA encodes the following proteins:
- a CDS encoding class I SAM-dependent DNA methyltransferase: MCIPPSPEASYYDQHAETFEDQTLHLDMEGLYAPFLSRLPSSASILDAGCGPGRDALAFGQRGYSVDAFDASHEMARRASLRLGQYVPQARFQDLEGEAKYDGIWACASLLHVPRPELPGVFQRIERALKPTGVLYASFKYGQGEMLRGTRRFTDLNETLLEAVVRGTATLRLSQSWITADIRPGRKEERWLNALVVKTLLVK, from the coding sequence ATGTGCATACCCCCGTCGCCTGAGGCGTCGTATTACGATCAGCACGCCGAGACTTTTGAAGACCAGACCCTTCACCTCGATATGGAAGGGCTCTACGCGCCATTTCTGTCGCGCCTGCCTTCCTCTGCCTCCATCCTTGATGCAGGTTGTGGACCTGGCCGTGATGCCCTGGCCTTTGGGCAGCGTGGGTACAGCGTCGATGCCTTCGACGCCAGCCACGAGATGGCCCGCCGTGCCAGCCTCCGGCTGGGCCAGTATGTACCACAGGCCCGTTTTCAGGATCTTGAGGGGGAAGCCAAGTATGACGGTATTTGGGCGTGTGCCTCCCTGCTCCATGTGCCGCGACCTGAGCTACCGGGGGTGTTCCAACGAATAGAACGGGCACTCAAACCTACAGGGGTGCTCTATGCGTCATTCAAATACGGTCAAGGGGAAATGCTGCGCGGCACCCGCCGATTTACTGACCTCAATGAGACCCTCCTTGAGGCTGTGGTGCGGGGCACGGCCACGCTCAGGCTGAGTCAATCTTGGATCACGGCTGACATACGGCCTGGCCGAAAAGAAGAGCGCTGGTTGAATGCTCTTGTTGTCAAAACTCTGCTTGTAAAATAA
- a CDS encoding YifB family Mg chelatase-like AAA ATPase: MLATARSAALIGVDAVLVTVEVDVSPGLPAFNIVGLPDQAVSEARERVRAAIRNSGLPFPAARITVNLAPADLRKEGPMYDLPIALGLLAAQELLPAGALGGTLLAGELALDGSVRPIGGAVNLALLASQERLDVLLGEGNASEAALIDGVKVYPSRTLREALHHLSGLAVLTPAEAPEHSDDGPAPLDLADLKGQGQARRALEIALAGGHNLLLVGSPGSGKTMLARRAPGLLPQLTRAEALEVTRIHSAAGLTSQRSGLIRTPPYRSPHHTVSDAGLIGGGSIPRPGEVSLAHRGVLFLDEFPEFSRKALETLRQPLEDGEVTISRARASLRYPARFQLIAAMNPCPYGSQSVFKAA, from the coding sequence ATGCTCGCCACCGCCCGCAGCGCCGCCCTCATCGGGGTGGACGCTGTGCTGGTCACCGTGGAGGTGGATGTGTCGCCGGGCCTGCCCGCCTTCAACATCGTCGGTCTGCCGGATCAGGCGGTCAGCGAGGCGCGCGAGCGGGTGCGGGCGGCAATTCGCAACAGTGGCCTGCCCTTCCCGGCGGCCCGCATCACCGTCAACCTCGCGCCTGCCGATCTACGCAAGGAAGGCCCGATGTACGACCTGCCGATTGCCCTGGGCCTGCTGGCCGCCCAGGAACTGCTGCCCGCCGGAGCACTTGGCGGCACGCTACTGGCCGGTGAACTGGCGCTCGACGGCAGCGTGCGGCCCATCGGCGGGGCGGTGAATCTGGCGCTGCTGGCCTCGCAGGAGCGGCTGGACGTCCTGCTGGGCGAGGGCAATGCCAGCGAGGCTGCCCTGATCGACGGCGTGAAGGTGTACCCGTCCCGCACCCTGCGCGAAGCCTTGCATCACCTCTCGGGCCTTGCAGTCCTGACGCCTGCCGAAGCACCTGAGCACTCCGATGACGGCCCCGCGCCGCTCGATCTGGCTGATCTCAAGGGGCAGGGACAGGCGCGCCGGGCGCTGGAAATCGCGCTGGCCGGTGGACACAACCTCTTACTCGTTGGTTCGCCCGGCAGCGGCAAGACCATGCTGGCCCGCCGCGCGCCGGGGCTGTTGCCGCAGCTCACCCGCGCCGAGGCGCTGGAAGTCACCCGCATCCACTCGGCGGCGGGCCTGACCAGCCAGCGCAGCGGCCTGATCCGCACCCCACCCTACCGCAGTCCCCACCACACCGTCTCAGACGCGGGCCTGATCGGTGGCGGAAGCATTCCCCGGCCCGGCGAGGTCAGCCTGGCGCACCGGGGCGTGTTGTTTCTGGATGAATTTCCGGAGTTCTCGCGCAAAGCTCTGGAAACCCTGCGCCAGCCTCTGGAAGACGGTGAGGTTACCATCAGTCGGGCGCGGGCCAGCCTGCGCTACCCGGCCCGCTTTCAGCTCATCGCCGCCATGAATCCGTGCCCCTACGGTTCACAATCTGTATTCAAAGCTGCCTAA
- a CDS encoding [LysW]-lysine hydrolase: MTEPGAEVLPPVTEPSTRNLIVGAVSRASVSGQETEVAGFLRGWMEAHDFAAHVDASGSVVGVRGSGPLTVVLLGHIDTVPGHIPVWLDDSGVLHGRGSVDAKGSFCTFAAAVSGLPDAALVAATFICVGATEEEVASSKGARHAAAQYCPDLVVIGEPSGWEGITLGYKGRLIVKAEVRKDNFHTAGEGSSAGDDLTEGWFRVRQWAAQASGEGVFGRVQATVQSLSAESDGLEQVARGVFGLRLPPHVSPALARGQVSAALGDLKSLTLDFVGDEVAVRYERDSPLARALRVAIRQHGGTPVFKLKTGTSDMNVVAPHWPVPTLAYGPGDSSLDHTPQERLDLAEYDRAVQVLRAALTRVALKSARTGEC, translated from the coding sequence GTGACTGAGCCGGGCGCGGAAGTCCTGCCGCCCGTCACCGAACCCAGCACCCGCAACCTGATCGTGGGGGCGGTGTCGCGGGCGTCGGTCTCGGGTCAGGAAACCGAGGTGGCCGGGTTCCTGCGCGGCTGGATGGAGGCCCACGACTTCGCGGCGCACGTCGACGCATCGGGAAGCGTGGTAGGCGTGCGTGGCAGCGGGCCGCTGACGGTGGTGCTGCTGGGCCATATCGACACCGTGCCGGGCCACATCCCGGTGTGGCTTGACGATTCGGGTGTGCTGCACGGGCGCGGCAGCGTGGACGCCAAGGGCAGCTTCTGCACTTTCGCAGCGGCGGTCTCGGGCCTGCCAGACGCAGCACTGGTGGCGGCCACTTTCATCTGTGTGGGGGCCACCGAGGAGGAAGTGGCCAGCAGCAAGGGCGCGCGCCACGCTGCCGCCCAGTACTGCCCCGATCTGGTGGTGATCGGCGAGCCGAGCGGCTGGGAAGGCATCACCCTCGGCTACAAGGGACGGCTGATCGTCAAGGCCGAGGTCCGTAAGGACAATTTCCACACGGCGGGCGAGGGCAGCAGCGCGGGCGACGACCTGACCGAGGGCTGGTTCCGGGTGCGCCAGTGGGCGGCGCAGGCGTCCGGCGAGGGCGTCTTCGGGCGGGTGCAGGCCACCGTTCAGTCGCTCAGCGCAGAAAGTGACGGCCTGGAGCAGGTGGCGCGCGGCGTGTTCGGGTTGCGGTTGCCTCCCCATGTCTCGCCAGCACTGGCCCGTGGGCAGGTCAGCGCTGCGCTGGGCGACCTGAAGAGCCTGACACTCGACTTCGTCGGAGACGAGGTGGCGGTGCGCTATGAGCGCGACAGCCCGCTGGCCCGCGCCCTGCGGGTGGCGATCCGGCAGCACGGCGGCACGCCCGTCTTCAAGCTCAAGACCGGCACCAGCGATATGAACGTGGTGGCCCCGCACTGGCCGGTGCCGACTCTGGCTTACGGGCCCGGCGACAGCTCGCTCGACCACACCCCGCAGGAACGGCTCGATCTGGCCGAATACGACAGGGCAGTGCAGGTGCTCAGAGCGGCGCTCACCCGGGTGGCCCTCAAGTCGGCCCGTACTGGTGAGTGTTGA
- a CDS encoding histone deacetylase family protein: MPRAFTPFLHAAYTDAPPPRRQFLPREFLPTLLAGAAERLPLLAAPDLPWALAERVHDAAYLARWRRGEVTRQEERALGFAWHPAVVERGLASCGATLSATWDALSTGLGLNLGGGTHHAYADHAEGFSFLNDVAIAARHVLDAGLVKRVLILDLDVHQGNGTASIFRDEARVFTLSLHAEHNYPFKKEVGDLDVALPDATGDADYLAVLDRAVLPAVQAFQPDLLFYLAGADVLAGDQLGRLSLSLEGLRARDGRVYGWAAQTRTPLVSLMAGGYHRDPATLVRARLGTLEAALGAFAAAPDAV; this comes from the coding sequence GTGCCCCGCGCCTTCACGCCCTTCCTCCATGCTGCCTACACCGATGCGCCGCCGCCCCGCAGGCAGTTTCTGCCACGCGAGTTCCTGCCGACTCTGTTGGCCGGGGCCGCCGAGCGCCTGCCGCTGCTGGCGGCCCCCGATCTGCCCTGGGCACTGGCCGAGCGCGTTCACGACGCGGCTTACCTGGCCAGGTGGCGGCGCGGCGAGGTCACGCGCCAGGAGGAGCGGGCGCTGGGTTTCGCCTGGCATCCGGCGGTGGTCGAGCGCGGCCTGGCGTCGTGCGGCGCGACTCTCAGCGCCACCTGGGACGCCCTCAGCACCGGCCTGGGTCTCAATCTGGGCGGCGGCACCCATCACGCCTACGCCGACCATGCCGAGGGTTTTTCCTTCCTCAATGACGTGGCGATCGCGGCCCGGCACGTCCTCGACGCCGGACTCGTCAAGAGGGTGCTGATTCTCGATCTGGACGTGCACCAGGGCAACGGCACGGCCAGCATTTTCAGAGACGAAGCGCGGGTGTTTACCCTCAGCCTTCACGCCGAGCACAATTACCCGTTCAAGAAGGAAGTCGGCGATCTGGATGTGGCCCTGCCGGACGCTACGGGCGACGCCGACTATCTGGCCGTGCTGGACAGGGCGGTGCTGCCCGCCGTGCAGGCCTTTCAGCCCGACCTGCTCTTTTATCTGGCCGGGGCCGACGTGCTGGCGGGCGATCAACTGGGGCGGCTCTCGCTCAGTCTGGAGGGTCTGCGGGCGCGTGACGGGCGGGTCTACGGCTGGGCAGCCCAGACGCGCACGCCGCTGGTGTCGCTGATGGCGGGCGGCTACCACCGCGACCCGGCAACGCTGGTGCGGGCGCGGCTCGGAACCCTGGAGGCGGCGCTGGGGGCTTTTGCTGCCGCCCCAGACGCGGTATAA
- a CDS encoding helix-turn-helix domain-containing protein yields MGRQKQWVVQLRDDERQQLTDMIRKGVLSARVVTRARLLLLSDGGLLDRDVAERQGVSSATVASIRRKYTEGGLQAALHEKARPKQPPKLNAQRTAILIAEVCSSPDGREKWTMQLLADRLVTLGVVDSISDETVRRTLKKTHSNRGRFKVGVSPR; encoded by the coding sequence ATGGGACGACAGAAACAGTGGGTTGTGCAGCTGCGCGACGATGAGCGGCAGCAACTGACGGACATGATTCGGAAAGGCGTGCTGAGTGCGCGGGTCGTGACCCGCGCACGCCTCCTGCTCCTGAGCGATGGGGGCCTGCTGGATCGAGACGTGGCCGAGCGTCAAGGCGTGAGTTCTGCCACCGTCGCGTCGATCCGCAGGAAGTACACCGAGGGCGGCCTCCAGGCTGCCCTCCACGAGAAAGCACGGCCCAAACAGCCGCCCAAACTGAACGCGCAGCGGACGGCGATCTTGATCGCCGAAGTGTGCTCGAGTCCCGACGGCCGGGAGAAATGGACGATGCAACTGCTGGCCGATCGTCTGGTGACCCTGGGTGTGGTGGACAGCATCAGTGACGAGACCGTACGGAGAACACTGAAAAAAACGCACTCAAACCGTGGCAGGTTCAAAGTTGGTGTGTCGCCCAGGTAG
- a CDS encoding magnesium chelatase subunit ChlI family protein, whose translation MDCDLHGCPCGHLGDPEKACTCSPLTRNRYAARLSGPLLDRIDLRVSVPRLTVDELTRAGMPERSAPVRARVQAARDVMLARQGERNSLLIGQALRHHAPLAQGPAAFMASAARQLGLTGRGHDRVLRLARTVADLGGSPDIREVHLAEAVAFRPREL comes from the coding sequence TTGGATTGCGATCTGCACGGGTGCCCCTGCGGTCATCTCGGTGATCCTGAGAAAGCCTGCACCTGCTCGCCGCTGACCCGAAATCGCTACGCCGCCCGGCTCAGCGGCCCGCTGCTCGACCGCATTGACCTGCGCGTGAGCGTGCCCCGGCTGACGGTAGACGAACTCACGCGGGCAGGCATGCCCGAGCGCAGCGCCCCGGTGCGCGCCCGCGTTCAGGCGGCCCGCGACGTGATGCTGGCGCGTCAGGGCGAGCGCAACAGCCTGCTGATCGGTCAGGCGCTGCGCCACCACGCGCCGCTGGCGCAGGGTCCCGCCGCCTTCATGGCCTCGGCGGCTCGGCAACTCGGCCTCACCGGGCGCGGCCATGACCGGGTCCTCAGGCTGGCCCGCACGGTGGCCGACCTCGGCGGCAGTCCCGACATCCGTGAGGTGCATCTGGCCGAGGCGGTGGCGTTCCGGCCCAGAGAACTCTAG
- a CDS encoding peptide chain release factor 3 → MTTTDSALPDTALPDTGLPDTADTSSPAALASVVPNVADAQLEREILRRRTFAIISHPDAGKTTITEKLLLYGGAIQQAGSVTAREGMRHTTSDWMSIEQQRGISISSSALTFEYAGRHINLLDTPGHQDFSEDTYRTLTAADSALMVLDAARGVQAQTEKLFAVCRNRGIPILTFINKMDRPAVDPFELLEQVESTLGIAAIPLTWPIGDGPDFKGVYDLQAKQVLVFERTARGKQRAPVQVAGLHDPELHRLVGADLAAKLRQDVELIEGAMDAFDQNAFLSGELTPVFFGSAMNNFGVEHFLSRFVDLAPPPGPTETNLGERDPEAPFAGFIFKLQANMSKAHRDRTAYMRVMSGHFARGMDVTHTRTGRKLRLSQAHTLFAQDREKVEDAYPGDIVGLVNPGVFQIGDVISLDARLHLPGFPRFTPETFATLSLRDVGKRKAFMKGLTQLAEEGVVQVFYPTDGARDPYLGAVGPLQFEVFQARLAEEYSVEVEMHLTSYELVRWLAGDTASVARFARHVEDDQGRPVMLFRSSYDLDYTQQQHPEIEFLPLPKDLTRV, encoded by the coding sequence ATGACCACCACCGATTCCGCCCTGCCCGACACTGCTCTGCCTGACACTGGTCTGCCAGACACCGCAGACACATCTTCACCCGCTGCCCTGGCCTCTGTTGTCCCAAACGTAGCCGATGCCCAACTGGAGCGCGAAATCCTGCGCCGCCGGACCTTTGCCATCATCTCGCACCCCGACGCGGGCAAGACCACCATCACCGAGAAGCTGCTGCTCTACGGCGGCGCGATTCAGCAGGCTGGGTCGGTCACGGCCCGTGAGGGCATGCGCCACACCACCTCTGACTGGATGAGCATCGAGCAGCAGCGCGGCATCTCGATTTCCAGCTCGGCGCTGACCTTCGAGTATGCGGGCCGCCACATCAACCTGCTCGATACCCCCGGCCACCAGGACTTCTCGGAAGACACCTACCGTACCCTGACCGCTGCCGACTCGGCGTTGATGGTGCTGGACGCGGCCAGAGGCGTCCAGGCACAGACCGAGAAGCTGTTCGCGGTGTGCCGCAACCGGGGCATCCCGATTCTGACCTTCATCAACAAGATGGACCGCCCTGCCGTCGATCCGTTCGAACTGCTCGAACAGGTCGAGAGTACGCTCGGCATCGCGGCCATTCCGCTGACCTGGCCCATCGGCGACGGCCCCGACTTCAAGGGCGTCTATGACCTCCAGGCCAAGCAGGTGCTGGTCTTCGAGCGCACCGCACGCGGCAAGCAGCGTGCCCCGGTGCAGGTGGCGGGCCTGCACGACCCCGAGCTGCACCGGCTGGTCGGCGCGGACCTGGCTGCCAAGCTGAGACAGGACGTGGAACTGATCGAGGGCGCGATGGACGCCTTCGACCAGAACGCTTTTCTGAGCGGTGAGCTGACCCCGGTGTTCTTCGGCAGCGCCATGAACAACTTCGGCGTCGAGCACTTCCTGAGCCGCTTCGTGGACCTCGCTCCCCCGCCCGGGCCCACCGAGACCAACCTCGGCGAGCGCGACCCTGAAGCGCCGTTTGCCGGTTTCATCTTCAAGCTCCAGGCCAACATGAGTAAGGCCCACCGTGACCGCACCGCCTATATGCGGGTCATGAGCGGTCACTTCGCCCGCGGCATGGACGTGACCCACACCCGCACTGGGCGCAAGCTGCGGCTCTCACAGGCCCACACCCTGTTTGCCCAGGACCGTGAGAAGGTCGAGGACGCCTACCCCGGCGACATCGTGGGGCTGGTCAACCCCGGCGTCTTCCAGATCGGCGACGTGATCAGCCTGGACGCCAGGCTGCATCTGCCAGGCTTTCCGAGGTTCACGCCCGAGACGTTTGCCACCCTGTCACTGCGCGATGTGGGCAAGCGCAAGGCGTTCATGAAGGGCCTCACCCAGCTGGCTGAGGAGGGCGTGGTGCAGGTCTTCTATCCGACCGATGGGGCGCGCGACCCCTACCTGGGCGCGGTGGGGCCGCTGCAATTCGAGGTCTTCCAGGCGCGGCTGGCCGAGGAGTACAGCGTGGAAGTCGAGATGCACCTCACCAGTTACGAGCTGGTGCGCTGGCTGGCCGGTGACACGGCCTCGGTGGCCCGCTTCGCCCGTCACGTGGAAGACGATCAGGGCCGCCCGGTGATGCTGTTCAGGAGTTCCTACGACCTCGACTACACCCAGCAGCAGCACCCTGAGATCGAGTTTCTGCCGTTGCCCAAGGACCTGACACGGGTCTGA
- a CDS encoding HNH endonuclease domain-containing protein, protein MPAFTALEASPETYFRSIILFGRNVASYKFALAAALLGLAAEGRSVVSLEELAGPFTDLLLEHLRTVDRQGTSESSKFLTACRAHLQGGLSREDLLLATVRLGFNNVIDAFHIVNQSEVPVRFFVDERRSRGGLLLTQELLALPEVRRVQYASLPQEVEARWRLVEHAWSLELPAAVLNIQVDSTLGQLFLVDRQRRRIDLTGVRDSLNGYQKGHCFYCQQEIGLAALDSSIQAEVDHFFPHVLKTRGSRLPVDGIWNLVLACQSCNRGESGKFARVPAPELIEKLHRRNSYLIQSHHPLRETLINQTGSSEAERLMFLRSIELEAVQHLVHRWRPAYVHTPVA, encoded by the coding sequence ATGCCTGCCTTTACCGCGCTGGAGGCCTCTCCCGAGACCTATTTTCGTTCGATCATCCTGTTCGGACGGAATGTGGCGTCGTACAAATTTGCTCTCGCAGCCGCACTTCTTGGCCTCGCGGCTGAGGGGCGGAGTGTTGTCTCCCTTGAGGAGTTGGCTGGCCCCTTCACTGACCTTCTCCTTGAACACCTCCGGACGGTCGACAGACAAGGGACTTCTGAGAGCAGCAAATTCCTGACGGCTTGCCGGGCGCATCTTCAAGGCGGCCTGAGCCGGGAAGACTTGCTGCTCGCCACCGTCCGTCTCGGTTTCAACAATGTCATTGACGCGTTTCACATCGTCAACCAGAGTGAAGTGCCCGTAAGGTTTTTCGTCGACGAACGGCGCTCCAGAGGCGGACTGCTGCTGACGCAAGAACTTCTCGCCCTCCCTGAAGTCCGCAGGGTGCAGTACGCGAGTCTTCCGCAGGAAGTCGAGGCCAGGTGGCGTCTGGTCGAACACGCCTGGAGTCTGGAGCTGCCCGCAGCCGTCCTGAATATTCAGGTGGACAGCACGCTCGGACAGTTGTTTCTCGTTGATCGCCAGCGGCGCAGAATTGACCTGACAGGCGTGAGGGACTCACTCAATGGTTACCAGAAGGGACACTGTTTCTACTGCCAGCAGGAGATAGGGCTGGCCGCTCTCGATTCCTCGATACAGGCTGAGGTCGATCATTTCTTTCCGCATGTCCTGAAGACCCGGGGGAGCAGGTTGCCAGTGGACGGCATCTGGAATCTGGTCCTCGCCTGCCAGAGCTGCAATCGGGGAGAAAGTGGAAAATTCGCCCGTGTGCCAGCACCGGAGCTGATTGAAAAACTGCACCGGAGAAACAGCTACCTGATCCAAAGTCATCACCCGTTGCGAGAGACATTGATCAATCAGACTGGGAGCAGTGAAGCTGAACGACTGATGTTTCTGCGCTCAATCGAGCTTGAGGCCGTTCAGCACCTCGTTCACCGTTGGAGACCTGCCTATGTGCATACCCCCGTCGCCTGA
- a CDS encoding IS3 family transposase translates to MPGRNHSREFKLQVVNQINSSQRTTAQLSREHGLVPSLIHRWRKEVEARGEAAFTDGVATDRSAELRIAELERYCGQLALENTILKKSLATYRLNKGTFRISDARVAHPTVSVRRLCELHAVSRSWYLRQRNRAVIDQDQRLAADIEAVVLKWNGYGYRRVTRELARSGQSINHKRVLRVMREHRLLCRPKRRYQRTTDSTHSEKRFPNLLPQGIPTQPDQVWQADLTYVRVKQGFVYLACVLDSFTREIVGWSMSKFIDADLSLAALNNALAARNPAPGLLHHSDQGVQYASRLSIARLRAMGITPSMSRRGNPYDNARMESFYKTLKTEEVDLQDYADLDDAQRHVNHFIGKLYNQERLHSSLGYVPPAEFAARYHPA, encoded by the coding sequence ATGCCAGGACGCAATCACAGCCGTGAATTCAAGCTTCAGGTCGTCAACCAAATCAATTCAAGCCAGCGAACGACCGCTCAACTCAGCCGGGAACATGGTTTAGTGCCCAGCCTGATCCACCGTTGGCGCAAAGAGGTCGAGGCGCGCGGAGAAGCCGCCTTCACCGACGGCGTGGCCACAGATCGCAGCGCCGAGCTGCGGATTGCTGAGCTGGAGCGGTATTGCGGCCAACTTGCCTTGGAAAACACCATCTTGAAAAAATCGCTGGCGACGTACCGCTTGAACAAAGGCACTTTTAGGATCTCGGATGCGCGTGTCGCGCATCCCACGGTGTCGGTGCGTCGCCTGTGTGAGCTGCATGCGGTCAGTCGGTCGTGGTACCTCCGTCAACGAAACCGCGCAGTCATCGACCAAGATCAACGACTCGCTGCCGACATTGAAGCAGTGGTGCTGAAGTGGAACGGCTATGGGTATCGGCGGGTCACTCGCGAACTGGCACGCAGCGGGCAGTCCATCAATCACAAACGCGTTCTGCGGGTCATGCGGGAACATCGCTTATTGTGTCGACCCAAGCGGCGTTACCAGCGCACCACCGATTCCACTCACAGCGAGAAACGCTTCCCCAATCTGCTCCCACAAGGGATTCCAACCCAACCAGATCAGGTCTGGCAAGCTGATCTGACGTATGTGAGGGTGAAGCAGGGTTTCGTCTACTTGGCATGCGTGCTGGACAGTTTCACGCGTGAGATCGTGGGCTGGTCAATGTCAAAGTTTATCGACGCCGACCTGTCACTGGCCGCGCTGAATAACGCGCTTGCTGCTCGCAATCCAGCACCTGGACTCCTTCATCACTCTGATCAAGGTGTCCAATATGCCAGCCGGCTCTCTATCGCCCGCCTGCGGGCGATGGGTATCACGCCAAGTATGTCCAGAAGAGGCAATCCCTACGACAACGCTCGCATGGAAAGTTTCTACAAAACTCTCAAAACAGAGGAGGTCGATCTTCAAGATTATGCTGATCTGGACGATGCACAGCGCCATGTGAACCACTTCATCGGTAAGCTTTACAACCAAGAACGCCTGCATTCCAGTCTCGGCTACGTCCCACCTGCCGAGTTCGCCGCCCGCTATCATCCAGCCTAG
- a CDS encoding DedA family protein, with amino-acid sequence MLDPEYLLKTFSYLGLALIIFAETGLLLGFFLPGDSLLITAGLFAARGDLGLGWIIGLTVAAAFLGNISGYVIGRQFGPAVFARARFLKPEYVEQAREYFDSHGNQTLVLARFVPIIRTLVPTLAGTIRMNPRTFMIANAVGALLWGAGVPLAGYGLGKIIPAAVLDKYILVIVGVILVASFVPVLLEINKRRRR; translated from the coding sequence ATGCTCGATCCGGAATACCTGCTCAAGACCTTCTCCTACCTGGGCCTGGCCCTCATTATTTTTGCTGAAACCGGTCTGCTGCTGGGCTTTTTTCTGCCGGGCGACAGCCTGCTGATCACGGCGGGGCTGTTCGCGGCGCGCGGCGACCTCGGCCTGGGCTGGATCATCGGCCTGACGGTGGCGGCGGCGTTCCTGGGCAACATTTCGGGTTACGTCATTGGGCGGCAGTTCGGCCCCGCCGTGTTCGCCCGCGCCAGATTCCTCAAACCCGAATATGTCGAGCAGGCCCGCGAGTATTTCGACAGCCACGGCAACCAGACGCTGGTGCTGGCCCGCTTCGTGCCGATTATCCGCACCCTGGTGCCCACCCTGGCCGGAACCATCCGGATGAACCCGCGCACCTTCATGATCGCCAACGCTGTGGGCGCGCTGCTGTGGGGCGCGGGCGTGCCGCTGGCGGGCTACGGCCTGGGCAAGATCATTCCCGCTGCCGTGCTCGACAAATATATCCTGGTGATCGTGGGGGTCATTCTGGTGGCCTCGTTCGTACCGGTGCTGCTGGAAATCAACAAGCGGCGCAGGCGCTGA
- a CDS encoding SOS response-associated peptidase encodes MSTFYEWPIVDRKKRKTRLGRLDGSPLLVTGLWNRCELKEGMVKFCMLVTRPLICRACTARLMKRAKRP; translated from the coding sequence ATGTCCACGTTCTACGAGTGGCCTATTGTCGACAGGAAAAAACGGAAGACCCGCCTGGGTCGGCTCGACGGGTCACCGTTGCTGGTGACGGGCCTGTGGAACCGCTGTGAGTTAAAGGAAGGTATGGTGAAGTTCTGCATGCTTGTCACCCGACCGCTGATCTGCCGGGCCTGCACAGCACGCCTGATGAAGCGCGCCAAGCGGCCCTGA
- a CDS encoding IS982 family transposase yields MGRPDLSLPPIPSSFQRLTTWLSPQMPEKLIHRHEKISDAQLVAVAVLQHLHKAVYFSRWWAMLKTNFFPWFPSEVQARVRLERLTPVIERVSVEVEQLDFSVIDSAPLPTCLFKRAKRCKFPGAAYGFSTAGMVYGYKVHAWTTLNGKIAKYELHPANVHDFVVGCEMNVDWPAFGGPKQIGDKGYQSGTYRTPPKTNAKTPDPRWKEEYAAARKIIESALSVLVGAGLRWGQVKTKLSLRRKVALAVLGYNLKFRDIDLSP; encoded by the coding sequence ATGGGCCGTCCCGATCTCAGTTTACCGCCGATCCCCAGCAGCTTTCAGCGCCTCACGACCTGGCTGAGCCCACAGATGCCAGAGAAATTGATCCATCGCCACGAGAAAATTTCGGATGCACAATTGGTGGCCGTCGCGGTGCTCCAGCACCTCCATAAAGCGGTGTATTTCAGCCGCTGGTGGGCGATGTTGAAGACCAATTTCTTTCCGTGGTTCCCCTCAGAAGTCCAGGCGCGGGTGCGCCTGGAGCGCTTGACACCCGTCATTGAGCGCGTGAGCGTTGAAGTCGAGCAACTCGACTTCAGTGTGATCGATTCCGCACCGCTGCCCACTTGCCTCTTCAAGCGGGCAAAACGCTGCAAATTTCCAGGTGCCGCGTATGGGTTTAGCACCGCTGGGATGGTGTATGGATACAAGGTACATGCCTGGACGACGCTGAACGGCAAGATTGCCAAATATGAACTGCACCCAGCCAACGTCCACGACTTCGTCGTTGGCTGTGAGATGAATGTTGACTGGCCCGCCTTTGGTGGGCCAAAGCAAATTGGGGACAAGGGCTATCAATCTGGAACGTACCGCACACCGCCGAAAACGAACGCCAAGACGCCGGACCCGCGTTGGAAGGAAGAGTATGCTGCCGCCCGCAAGATCATCGAATCGGCCTTGTCCGTTCTCGTGGGCGCGGGGTTGCGCTGGGGGCAGGTCAAAACCAAGTTGAGCTTGCGGCGGAAAGTCGCCCTGGCCGTGCTCGGCTACAATCTCAAGTTTCGTGATATCGACCTTTCACCATAA